Proteins encoded together in one Psychrobacter sp. 28M-43 window:
- a CDS encoding M20 aminoacylase family protein — translation MLINETLLGEVKQWRQQIHSQPELGFKEFKTSAFIVDKLQSFGMEVHQGLGGTGVVGVLKNGSGPTIGIRADIDALPIKEQNDIEHKSTHENCMHACGHDGHTSVLLGTAKHLSQHKNFSGTIYFIFQPAEEVLGGAKAMIDDGLFDKFPMDAVYGLHNWPGLPVGEIAVNNGPMMASFDTFEITLTGKGTHAAMPHLGADPIAAGAALITNIQSIVSRRISPLKSGVISVTQMNSGDTTNVIPDYAILKGTVRSFDMDVRQSMQDMLTKMVATLPPLYGVTGEMDYHIRYPVTTNDSEAYLEIKEAATEALGADKVNTDVEPSMASEDFSFMSQVVKGAYFWLGVDGSSPSKPLHNAAYDFNDDAIETGIKVWVSLVESQLPTMSA, via the coding sequence ATGTTGATTAACGAAACCCTACTAGGTGAAGTAAAGCAGTGGCGTCAGCAAATCCATAGTCAACCAGAGCTTGGCTTTAAAGAGTTCAAGACCTCAGCATTTATTGTTGATAAATTACAGAGCTTTGGGATGGAAGTGCATCAAGGATTGGGCGGCACGGGCGTTGTCGGTGTTCTAAAGAACGGCTCAGGTCCTACTATTGGCATACGAGCCGATATCGATGCGCTACCAATAAAAGAGCAAAACGATATTGAGCATAAATCCACTCATGAAAACTGTATGCATGCCTGTGGCCATGATGGTCATACTTCCGTTCTGCTTGGTACGGCAAAGCATCTGAGCCAGCATAAAAATTTTAGCGGCACCATTTATTTTATCTTTCAACCTGCTGAAGAGGTTTTAGGCGGTGCAAAGGCTATGATTGATGATGGGTTGTTTGATAAGTTCCCTATGGATGCTGTTTACGGGTTACATAACTGGCCAGGTCTACCTGTGGGAGAGATTGCGGTCAACAACGGGCCTATGATGGCGTCTTTTGATACCTTTGAGATTACTTTAACTGGTAAAGGAACTCACGCAGCTATGCCACATTTAGGAGCTGATCCTATAGCAGCAGGTGCGGCATTGATTACTAATATTCAATCTATTGTCTCTCGTCGAATATCTCCACTCAAGTCAGGTGTTATCAGCGTCACTCAGATGAATAGTGGTGATACAACCAATGTCATTCCTGATTACGCCATTCTAAAAGGAACCGTTCGTAGCTTTGATATGGACGTAAGACAGTCCATGCAGGATATGCTGACAAAAATGGTTGCAACACTACCGCCTTTATATGGTGTCACAGGCGAGATGGATTACCATATTCGCTATCCAGTAACCACTAATGACAGTGAGGCCTATCTTGAAATTAAAGAAGCTGCTACTGAAGCGTTAGGTGCTGACAAGGTAAATACGGATGTAGAGCCGTCCATGGCTTCTGAGGATTTCTCATTTATGAGTCAAGTCGTCAAAGGTGCTTATTTTTGGTTAGGCGTTGATGGTAGTAGCCCATCCAAACCATTACACAATGCCGCTTATGACTTTAATGACGATGCTATCGAGACAGGTATCAAAGTATGGGTGTCTTTAGTAGAGTCTCAACTACCAACAATGTCTGCGTAA
- a CDS encoding aldehyde dehydrogenase family protein: MSFIVEGNGEQQVDILLNELLGTSEFGSWIDGELVTGNGDNIDLTNPATGQVFLTYRDAGKSIVADAADAAMKAQKVWWSMTASARGQLMWRCGMKIREAAEPLARLECISAGKPIRDCRVEVAKVAEMFEYYAGWCDKIMGQVIPVPTSHLNYTRHEPYGVVTQITPWNAPVFTGGWQIAPAICAGNAVLLKPSELTPLSSTALVKILEQAGIPRGLVNVINGLGHTTGSAAITHPATKKVVFVGSPKTGALIASASAQRVIPCVLELGGKSANIIFPDADLDRAVVGAQAAVFSAAGQSCVSGARLLVHRDIYKEVLDRVASAASKLPVGLPWHEGTMVGPINNQKQFNHVHSLVSDGIAEGAVVAAGGKAGAICGGENGYFYQPTVLANVKNDMRVAQEEVFGPVVSVISFDEEEEAVAIANDSRFGLAGAVWTADVGRAHRMAAQVNAGTFWVNSYKSINVMSPFGGFGESGYGRSSGYEGLLEYTQTKSVWVETAKDSAIQFGYSIQ, encoded by the coding sequence ATGAGTTTTATCGTAGAAGGGAATGGCGAGCAACAAGTTGACATATTGCTTAATGAACTACTGGGTACTTCTGAATTTGGCAGCTGGATTGATGGAGAATTAGTTACAGGTAATGGAGACAACATCGATCTGACTAACCCAGCGACGGGTCAGGTATTTTTAACCTATCGTGACGCGGGAAAAAGTATTGTTGCTGATGCCGCTGATGCCGCTATGAAAGCTCAAAAAGTATGGTGGTCAATGACTGCCAGTGCACGAGGTCAGCTAATGTGGAGGTGCGGCATGAAAATACGCGAAGCCGCAGAACCTTTGGCACGCTTAGAGTGTATCTCTGCAGGTAAGCCTATTCGTGATTGCCGGGTTGAGGTGGCAAAAGTTGCAGAGATGTTTGAATACTATGCTGGCTGGTGTGACAAAATTATGGGGCAAGTTATCCCCGTACCAACAAGCCACTTGAACTACACTCGCCATGAGCCTTATGGTGTCGTCACTCAAATCACCCCTTGGAATGCACCTGTATTTACTGGAGGCTGGCAAATCGCGCCAGCTATCTGCGCCGGCAATGCAGTCTTACTAAAGCCATCTGAATTAACCCCACTAAGCTCAACAGCACTCGTTAAAATTCTTGAGCAAGCAGGTATCCCGCGTGGTTTAGTCAATGTCATTAATGGGCTGGGACACACCACAGGATCTGCTGCCATTACTCATCCGGCAACTAAAAAAGTGGTTTTTGTTGGCTCACCGAAGACTGGCGCGCTCATTGCTTCGGCATCTGCGCAACGTGTCATCCCTTGCGTATTGGAGCTGGGTGGTAAGTCAGCCAATATAATTTTTCCAGATGCTGATCTGGATCGCGCGGTAGTGGGCGCGCAAGCTGCGGTATTTTCTGCTGCTGGACAGAGCTGTGTATCGGGTGCTCGATTATTAGTCCATCGTGATATCTATAAAGAAGTGTTGGATCGGGTTGCCTCGGCCGCGAGTAAGTTGCCCGTGGGTTTGCCATGGCATGAAGGCACGATGGTGGGACCGATCAATAATCAAAAACAGTTTAACCACGTACACTCGTTAGTATCGGACGGTATTGCTGAAGGTGCGGTTGTTGCCGCAGGCGGAAAGGCAGGTGCTATTTGTGGCGGTGAAAACGGTTACTTTTATCAGCCAACCGTTTTGGCCAATGTGAAAAATGATATGCGAGTCGCGCAGGAAGAAGTTTTTGGACCTGTGGTTTCTGTTATTTCATTCGATGAAGAAGAAGAAGCGGTAGCGATAGCAAACGACAGTCGTTTTGGTTTAGCGGGCGCTGTTTGGACGGCTGATGTCGGCCGCGCGCATCGGATGGCCGCTCAAGTAAATGCTGGAACATTCTGGGTAAATAGCTATAAATCAATCAACGTCATGTCGCCATTTGGCGGTTTTGGTGAGAGTGGCTATGGCCGATCGAGTGGCTACGAAGGTTTACTCGAATATACACAGACCAAAAGTGTCTGGGTCGAAACAGCAAAAGACTCCGCTATCCAATTTGGTTACTCAATTCAATAG
- a CDS encoding NAD(P)-dependent oxidoreductase, with protein MTKGNIGIVGLGRMGNGMAQSLLRKGFKVFGTDIGEVQSQAAKEIGVNVVADIKALCAQSSVIILSLPMAKHVQAVVKGKGGIIDCAQPNTLIIDTSTSEPEVTRVLAIELDQLGHQLLDCPVSGGPAGAEAGTMVMVVGGERSSLERAQLYLDALSSKVVYMGKSGNGHAAKLINNLLCAAHLVTTAEAVALGTKAGLDPADLIAGLNAGSGRSAISEVNFPRWILNQSFDSGFTMELMRKDVRLAKNMISEMGLELPLAQQVAEIWSQSESNIPDQDDFNCIVKNAGLGE; from the coding sequence ATGACGAAGGGAAATATAGGTATTGTCGGTTTAGGCCGTATGGGTAATGGTATGGCTCAGTCTTTGCTTCGCAAAGGTTTTAAGGTATTCGGCACGGACATAGGAGAGGTCCAGAGCCAAGCTGCCAAGGAAATCGGCGTGAATGTGGTTGCAGATATCAAAGCGCTATGTGCTCAATCTAGCGTCATCATTCTATCTTTGCCAATGGCAAAGCATGTACAAGCAGTTGTTAAAGGTAAAGGTGGCATTATTGACTGCGCTCAGCCTAATACTCTGATCATTGATACTTCTACCTCAGAACCAGAGGTGACGCGGGTACTCGCGATAGAGCTGGATCAGTTAGGTCATCAGTTATTGGACTGTCCTGTCAGTGGCGGTCCGGCGGGTGCTGAAGCCGGTACCATGGTAATGGTTGTTGGCGGCGAACGCAGCTCCCTTGAACGTGCTCAGTTGTATCTGGATGCGCTAAGCTCAAAAGTGGTCTACATGGGCAAGTCTGGCAATGGACATGCCGCTAAGCTCATTAATAATCTACTATGTGCCGCACATCTCGTGACCACTGCCGAAGCAGTAGCTTTGGGCACCAAGGCAGGCCTCGATCCTGCAGACCTTATTGCTGGTTTGAATGCTGGCTCAGGTCGTAGTGCAATCAGTGAAGTTAATTTCCCTCGTTGGATTCTCAATCAAAGTTTTGATTCCGGTTTTACGATGGAGCTGATGCGTAAAGACGTACGTCTGGCAAAAAATATGATCAGTGAGATGGGATTAGAATTGCCTTTGGCGCAACAGGTAGCTGAGATTTGGTCGCAGAGTGAATCAAACATACCTGATCAGGATGATTTTAACTGCATTGTTAAAAATGCTGGCTTAGGAGAGTAA